A part of Geothrix oryzae genomic DNA contains:
- the mfd gene encoding transcription-repair coupling factor, giving the protein MNVVAPELKDLLRLAEAPAEVLGAPGARLRWTSPPALALVLARWITREGRVQSLWVDAPTEGEARTLAQDLQALLPGVGVAHFPGFAPYAGGESSPPGMVLRERLSTLVGLLERQVQVLVTGPLTACEKLPHPTWFQKQKLDLHRGAEVPRELLLETLVALGYRRTEMASAPGEFSSRGMVVDLWPDHQAQPLRLETFGDELERLSPFDPDTQRRTGEALESLTLYPRFEGDRGDGRALLAAVASRADRTPEAGDDLAFRRARLATHGHFPGEELFHPLLAQPKGQLVHWMPPCLRVRLDGAWEEALREAERTRIEEGLAVLRRGGVVCPDFEDRFQPTDPSRPTLHLTEWQSEATVPLAAQPVREFQGRLPDLAEHVQELALTGHRVFLAGSTPGMRDRFAEFLRDYDLPQAYGTETGCRAIQLALSAGAHLKEPALVVFTEREIFGRKAIQAAPKKSRSAAFLSDLRDLKPGDRVVHLDHGIGEFLGFATLTVGGEEQEVLQLRYADGGQLNVSLERADLMQRYTGAEGHLPPLDKLGGASWAKVKRKAKKAIRDMADELLKLYAQRKLEKGHAYPPDGPDMAAFDASFAFTPTPDQVEAIEAVKADLESPRPMDRLLVGDVGFGKTEVAMRAAAKVALEGRQVAVLCPTTVLCFQHFRTFKERFAGFPIRIEMLNRFVDPADQKRILQEVADGKVEIVIGTHQLLGAKLKFADLGLVVIDEEQRFGVGHKEKLKKLRLNVDQLALSATPIPRTLHMSLTGLREISLIETPPKDRLAIETVVAPWSDELVQTAIQFELRRGGQVYLVHNRVESIVSIAARVRELVPDARVAVGHGQMTDEGLEQAMVSFMEGRVDVLVATTIVENGLDVPNANTLIVHRADAFGLSQLYQLRGRVGRSDVPAYAYLLIPPKHEISEDARKRLQALEDFSELGSGFRVAAMDLELRGAGNLLGGEQSGHIHDIGFELYVKLLEETLQELQGQPSGTFEVKVDGLAPGAQLSRRWIDQASERLVAYKRISRLREEKDLELYRLDLEDRFGRVPEDDPETQRFFELLKVKVRAQAVAVSEVAVEKGALKLRLSPLTPLDPARLMAWVGRQKGGQLSPDGAVRLPLQGTADGPILQAQRVLAEWAALGTV; this is encoded by the coding sequence ATGAATGTCGTCGCCCCTGAGCTGAAGGATCTGCTGCGTTTGGCCGAGGCCCCCGCAGAGGTCCTCGGGGCTCCAGGCGCCCGTCTCCGCTGGACCTCACCGCCCGCCCTGGCCCTGGTGCTGGCGCGCTGGATCACCCGCGAAGGCCGGGTCCAATCCCTCTGGGTGGATGCCCCCACCGAGGGGGAAGCCCGCACCCTGGCCCAGGACCTGCAAGCCCTGCTGCCTGGCGTGGGCGTGGCCCACTTCCCGGGGTTCGCGCCCTATGCCGGCGGCGAAAGCAGCCCGCCGGGCATGGTGCTGCGGGAGCGGTTGTCGACCCTGGTGGGCCTGCTCGAGCGCCAGGTCCAGGTGCTGGTGACGGGGCCGCTCACGGCCTGCGAGAAGCTGCCCCACCCCACCTGGTTCCAGAAGCAGAAGCTGGATCTCCATCGGGGCGCCGAAGTGCCCCGGGAACTGCTGCTGGAGACCCTGGTGGCCCTGGGCTATCGCCGCACGGAGATGGCTTCGGCACCTGGCGAATTCAGCTCCCGCGGCATGGTGGTGGACCTCTGGCCCGACCACCAGGCGCAGCCCCTGCGGCTGGAGACCTTCGGCGACGAGCTGGAGCGCCTCAGCCCCTTCGATCCCGACACCCAGCGGCGCACGGGCGAGGCGCTGGAATCCCTCACCCTGTATCCCCGCTTTGAGGGCGATCGCGGGGACGGCCGGGCCCTGCTGGCGGCCGTGGCCTCCCGCGCGGACCGCACGCCGGAAGCCGGCGACGACCTGGCCTTCCGACGGGCCCGGCTCGCCACCCACGGCCACTTCCCGGGCGAGGAACTGTTCCATCCCCTGCTGGCCCAGCCCAAGGGGCAGCTGGTCCACTGGATGCCGCCCTGCCTGCGGGTGCGGCTGGACGGGGCCTGGGAAGAAGCCCTGCGTGAAGCCGAGCGGACCCGCATCGAAGAGGGCCTGGCGGTGCTCCGCCGGGGCGGCGTGGTCTGCCCTGATTTCGAGGACCGGTTCCAGCCGACGGATCCCAGCCGGCCCACCCTCCACCTCACCGAGTGGCAGAGCGAGGCCACGGTGCCCCTCGCGGCCCAGCCCGTGCGGGAGTTCCAGGGGCGCCTGCCGGATCTGGCCGAGCATGTGCAGGAGCTGGCGCTCACGGGCCATCGGGTCTTCCTGGCGGGATCGACGCCCGGCATGCGGGACCGCTTCGCGGAATTCCTCCGGGACTACGATCTGCCCCAGGCCTACGGCACCGAAACGGGCTGCCGGGCCATCCAGCTGGCCCTGAGTGCAGGGGCCCACCTCAAGGAGCCCGCCCTGGTGGTCTTCACCGAGCGGGAGATCTTCGGGCGGAAGGCCATCCAGGCCGCCCCCAAGAAATCGCGCAGCGCGGCCTTCCTGTCGGACCTGCGGGACCTCAAGCCCGGCGACCGTGTGGTGCATCTCGACCATGGCATCGGCGAGTTCCTGGGGTTCGCGACCCTCACGGTGGGCGGTGAGGAACAGGAAGTCCTGCAGCTGCGCTATGCCGACGGTGGCCAGCTCAATGTGAGCCTGGAACGGGCCGATCTGATGCAGCGCTACACCGGGGCGGAGGGCCACCTGCCGCCCCTGGACAAGCTGGGCGGCGCCAGCTGGGCCAAGGTCAAGCGCAAGGCCAAGAAGGCCATCCGCGACATGGCCGACGAGCTGCTGAAGCTCTATGCCCAGCGGAAGCTGGAAAAGGGCCACGCCTATCCGCCCGACGGCCCGGACATGGCGGCCTTCGACGCCAGCTTCGCCTTCACCCCCACGCCGGACCAGGTCGAAGCCATCGAGGCGGTGAAGGCGGATCTGGAATCGCCGCGCCCCATGGACCGCCTGCTGGTGGGCGATGTGGGCTTCGGCAAGACCGAAGTGGCCATGCGCGCTGCGGCCAAGGTGGCCCTGGAAGGGCGCCAGGTGGCCGTGCTGTGCCCCACGACGGTGCTCTGCTTCCAGCACTTCAGGACCTTCAAGGAACGCTTCGCCGGATTCCCCATCCGCATCGAGATGCTCAACCGCTTCGTGGATCCCGCCGACCAGAAGCGCATCCTCCAGGAGGTGGCCGACGGCAAGGTGGAGATCGTCATCGGCACCCACCAGCTGCTGGGCGCGAAGCTGAAGTTCGCCGACCTCGGCCTGGTGGTGATCGACGAGGAGCAGCGGTTCGGCGTGGGCCACAAGGAGAAGCTGAAGAAGCTGCGCCTCAATGTGGACCAGCTCGCGCTCAGCGCCACGCCCATCCCGCGCACGCTCCACATGAGCCTCACGGGGCTCCGCGAGATCAGCCTCATCGAGACGCCGCCGAAGGACCGGCTGGCCATCGAGACCGTGGTGGCGCCCTGGAGCGACGAGCTGGTGCAGACGGCCATCCAGTTCGAGCTGCGCCGCGGCGGCCAGGTCTACCTGGTGCACAACCGCGTGGAATCCATCGTCTCCATCGCGGCGAGGGTGCGGGAGCTGGTGCCCGATGCCCGCGTGGCCGTGGGGCACGGGCAGATGACGGACGAGGGGCTCGAACAGGCCATGGTCTCGTTCATGGAGGGCCGCGTCGATGTCCTGGTGGCGACGACCATTGTCGAGAATGGCCTCGATGTGCCGAATGCGAACACGCTCATCGTGCACCGGGCCGATGCCTTCGGCCTCAGCCAGCTCTACCAGCTGCGGGGCCGCGTGGGGCGAAGCGATGTGCCGGCCTACGCCTACCTGCTGATTCCGCCCAAGCACGAGATCAGCGAGGACGCCCGCAAGCGGCTGCAGGCCCTGGAGGACTTCTCGGAACTGGGATCGGGCTTCCGCGTGGCGGCCATGGACCTGGAGCTGCGGGGTGCGGGCAACCTGCTGGGCGGCGAACAGTCCGGCCACATCCACGACATCGGCTTTGAGCTGTATGTGAAGCTGCTGGAGGAGACGCTTCAGGAGCTGCAGGGCCAGCCCAGCGGCACCTTCGAGGTGAAGGTGGACGGGCTGGCGCCCGGCGCCCAGCTCAGCCGCCGCTGGATCGACCAGGCCAGCGAGCGCCTGGTGGCGTACAAGCGCATCTCGCGGCTGCGCGAGGAGAAGGATCTGGAGCTCTACCGCCTGGATCTGGAGGACCGCTTCGGCCGCGTGCCGGAGGATGATCCGGAGACGCAGCGGTTCTTCGAGCTGCTCAAGGTCAAGGTCCGGGCGCAGGCCGTGGCCGTCTCCGAGGTGGCCGTGGAGAAG